Proteins from a single region of Candidatus Paceibacterota bacterium:
- a CDS encoding phosphatase PAP2-related protein, which translates to MIGLEFIRSFKDKAYTRRFLLAWLLLLVALVVNYCAGIYADRVASNSVTDIILDNVPVVDVDGIFIYGGYALIACIVLAGLQKPNRGPFIVKTIALFYVTRAIFASLTHIAPFPSHIIIDPTGFSRFFNFDGQLFFSGHTGLPFLMALVFWDNKRVRISFMVLSGVFAVVVLIGHLHYSIDVFSAFFITYAIYGIAEQIFRKDRELGL; encoded by the coding sequence ATGATCGGACTCGAATTCATCCGCTCGTTCAAAGACAAGGCGTATACCAGACGCTTCCTCTTGGCGTGGCTTCTCCTCCTGGTCGCCCTCGTCGTCAATTATTGCGCGGGCATATACGCGGATAGAGTAGCGAGCAACTCGGTGACGGATATCATCCTCGATAACGTGCCTGTCGTGGACGTCGACGGCATATTCATCTATGGCGGCTATGCCCTGATCGCCTGCATCGTCCTGGCAGGGCTTCAGAAGCCGAACCGCGGGCCGTTCATCGTCAAGACCATCGCCCTCTTTTACGTTACCCGCGCCATCTTCGCGAGCCTCACCCATATCGCGCCGTTTCCGTCCCATATCATCATAGACCCGACCGGATTCAGCAGGTTCTTCAATTTCGACGGCCAGCTTTTCTTTTCGGGCCATACCGGCCTGCCGTTCCTGATGGCTCTCGTATTCTGGGATAACAAGAGGGTCCGCATAAGCTTCATGGTGCTCTCGGGCGTATTCGCCGTCGTCGTGCTCATCGGGCACCTTCATTATTCAATCGACGTCTTCTCGGCATTCTTCATAACCTATGCTATATATGGTATCGCCGAGCAGATTTTCAGGAAGGACAGAGAATTGGGCCTATAG